Proteins from a single region of Paenibacillus sp. BIHB 4019:
- a CDS encoding ABC transporter permease: MNSLIDEWKHVAGSKYARMIFIGPIIAAIFFGLMFSQNQISESPVVVIDEDHSAYSRQIISKINASPYMKVTNVYASRMAPETLLANEQAVAVIMLPKQLEQRQQQGISTNIGILMDNTMPSGLTGIRTAIQEVVVTENTTLSMTRLLQKGMDAETTKGLVSPLSLQQRMLFNPTTSYVGFMVLGFVNIVVLMITTSAAGSIVPRLRQEGKLFESGKSPFQLWMRTVPYAVLSSLSLLLCYGLLKQVGAMRFEAEPYVFIIPLLVYAFALSLVGMLIGYSAKDQSKVSLRTSLVLYPSFLATGIQLTPLAFPEPFQIFAWALPMNWLNRLIRGMAFREGELTAYGQELGALLIIIGVVSLVIGLLVLREAGKTDSSREPRMTSDVVPSSS, translated from the coding sequence ATGAATTCGCTGATTGACGAGTGGAAGCACGTAGCGGGCAGCAAGTATGCTCGTATGATCTTTATCGGTCCGATCATTGCGGCCATCTTTTTTGGATTGATGTTTTCGCAGAACCAGATCAGCGAATCTCCCGTTGTTGTCATTGATGAGGATCACAGTGCTTATTCCCGGCAGATCATTTCCAAAATCAATGCTTCCCCATATATGAAAGTCACTAACGTGTACGCCAGCCGTATGGCCCCAGAAACATTGCTGGCTAATGAGCAGGCTGTAGCGGTCATCATGCTTCCCAAACAGTTGGAGCAGCGTCAGCAGCAGGGAATATCAACGAATATCGGCATTTTAATGGATAATACGATGCCCTCCGGGCTGACGGGCATCCGAACCGCAATTCAGGAAGTCGTCGTAACGGAAAATACGACCCTTTCCATGACCCGTCTGCTGCAAAAAGGAATGGATGCGGAAACGACCAAAGGGCTCGTCTCCCCGTTGTCCCTTCAGCAGCGCATGCTGTTTAATCCGACCACAAGCTATGTCGGCTTTATGGTGCTTGGGTTTGTAAATATTGTCGTTCTCATGATTACGACAAGCGCAGCGGGTTCGATTGTACCTCGCCTGCGTCAGGAGGGAAAGCTCTTCGAAAGCGGGAAGTCGCCTTTTCAGCTGTGGATGCGCACTGTACCTTACGCTGTTCTGAGCTCCCTATCCCTGCTTCTGTGCTATGGATTATTAAAGCAGGTGGGGGCCATGCGGTTTGAAGCGGAGCCCTATGTTTTTATCATCCCCTTGCTTGTTTATGCCTTTGCGTTGTCACTTGTGGGCATGTTGATTGGCTATTCTGCCAAAGACCAGTCCAAAGTCAGTTTGCGAACCAGCTTGGTGCTGTATCCATCGTTTCTTGCTACGGGAATTCAGCTGACTCCGCTCGCATTTCCAGAGCCCTTTCAAATTTTCGCATGGGCGTTGCCGATGAACTGGCTGAACCGGCTCATCCGCGGGATGGCTTTTCGCGAGGGGGAGCTAACAGCCTACGGCCAGGAATTGGGGGCGCTGCTGATCATTATCGGCGTTGTGTCCTTGGTTATTGGATTACTTGTACTGCGGGAAGCTGGGAAAACAGATTCCAGCCGGGAACCAAGGATGACTTCAGATGTTGTGCCGAGCAGCAGTTAA
- a CDS encoding HlyD family efflux transporter periplasmic adaptor subunit, which yields MKIKAGFYIGIAIVLIVGGSLLAMKGKDAVSQAESRKQGVLEAEQTTLFYDKSPGMMVKVNAAAGDSVKQGDVLFQVKSADEGEIDVLAPNDGLISRVAVKPGEQLAQGMPVAILQKNTFYTDLYIQESEMDKLEVNKRVEVHFPYVERQVQIDGVVASIAAAPQFANLRMSREKGQADLSMFLVRIAMESNADLLPGMTAEVRLDEFAD from the coding sequence ATGAAGATAAAAGCAGGTTTTTATATCGGGATTGCGATTGTGCTTATCGTGGGAGGCTCGCTACTTGCGATGAAAGGAAAGGATGCTGTCAGTCAAGCTGAGAGCAGAAAGCAAGGTGTGCTTGAGGCGGAGCAAACGACACTATTTTATGACAAGAGTCCAGGGATGATGGTAAAGGTTAATGCAGCTGCAGGCGATTCCGTAAAACAGGGAGATGTGCTCTTTCAGGTTAAATCAGCTGACGAAGGGGAAATCGATGTGCTTGCGCCGAATGACGGATTAATCAGCAGAGTCGCTGTAAAGCCGGGGGAACAGCTGGCACAAGGCATGCCCGTTGCGATTTTGCAAAAGAATACCTTCTATACAGATCTATACATTCAGGAAAGTGAAATGGATAAGCTTGAGGTCAATAAAAGGGTAGAGGTTCATTTTCCATATGTGGAGCGTCAAGTTCAGATCGATGGTGTTGTGGCTTCCATTGCAGCTGCGCCTCAATTTGCCAACCTGCGTATGAGTCGTGAGAAAGGGCAAGCTGATTTAAGCATGTTCCTTGTTCGAATAGCGATGGAATCAAATGCTGATTTGCTTCCGGGCATGACCGCGGAGGTGAGACTTGATGAATTCGCTGATTGA